A single Vigna radiata var. radiata cultivar VC1973A chromosome 8, Vradiata_ver6, whole genome shotgun sequence DNA region contains:
- the LOC106771482 gene encoding cyclin-D2-1: MSHSPDSPSAAANFLCHQRASDFASDHHPPPTPPSPDSDDSPIAGLLDAEVHHMPEKDYLRRCRDRSIDVTARLDAVNWILKVQAFYKFSPVTAFLSVNYLDRFLSLCSLPQSSGWPFQLLSVACLSLAAKMEESHVPFLLDLQLFEPKFVFAPKTIQRMELWVMSNLKWRLRSVTPYDYLNHFITKLPSSSSSESTTHYFSAASNLILSTTRVINFLGFAPSTVAAAAVLCSAGRDIVSANGQLWLRFHDRVNEEMVRCCHQLMEEYVVDTCYASSSTMKERVAEPPPSSPVGVLDAANCTSCDTPSERIFLGSTEEQRPEAEPPNKRLRSSAPNAPQQ, encoded by the exons ATGTCTCACTCGCCGGACTCTCCCTCCGCCGCCGCTAACTTCCTCTGCCACCAACGCGCCAGCGACTTTGCCTCCGACCACCATCCCCCTCCCACCCCTCCCTCTCCGGATTCCGATGACTCGCCCATCGCCGGCCTCCTCGATGCCGAGGTCCACCACATGCCGGAGAAGGACTACCTCCGCCGCTGCCGCGACCGCTCCATCGACGTCACCGCGCGCCTTGACGCCGTCAACTGGATCTTAAAG GTTCAAGCATTCTACAAGTTTTCTCCGGTAACGGCGTTTCTCTCCGTCAACTATTTGGACCGTTTCCTCTCTCTATGTTCTCTTCCC CAATCGAGTGGGTGGCCGTTTCAGCTGCTATCAGTGGCATGCCTGTCTCTGGCAGCAAAAATGGAAGAGTCTCATGTCCCGTTCTTACTGGACCTCCAACTGTTCGAACCCAAATTCGTCTTTGCTCCCAAAACGATTCAAAGAATGGAGCTTTGGGTCATGTCCAATCTCAAATGGAGACTTCGCTCCGTCACGCCCTACGATTATCTTAACCATTTCATCACCAAGCTcccttcctcctcttcttctgaATCCACAACTCACTATTTCTCCGCCGCCTCCAATCTCATCCTCAGCACCACCCGTG TGATTAACTTCTTGGGATTCGCGCCCTCCACAGTGGCAGCCGCCGCGGTGCTCTGTTCGGCTGGCCGTGACATTGTTTCTGCCAATGGCCAATTGTGGCTGCGTTTTCATGATAGAGTAAACGAG GAAATGGTGAGATGCTGTCACCAACTAATGGAGGAGTACGTGGTGGACACGTGTTACGCATCCAGCTCTACCATGAAAGAGAGAGTAGCCGAGCCGCCTCCGTCCAGTCCCGTCGGCGTGCTGGACGCTGCCAACTGTACCAGCTGCGACACACCTTCTGAGAGGATTTTCTTAGGCTCAACAGAGGAACAACGGCCAGAAGCCGAGCCACCAAATAAACGGCTTCGATCCTCTGCTCCGAATGCACCACAGCAGTAG
- the LOC106770683 gene encoding nucleobase-ascorbate transporter 4, whose translation MDEILGVAYCVARFPSWPEGIFLGFLHCVVEVGTIAMASRILVPLLGGGNEEKAEMIETILFVAAINTLLQTWFGTRLPVVMGPSYTFLVPAVSIAVSKRMSVFEDPHQRFIHSMRAIQGALIAASCFQMSVGFLGFWRIFARCLSPLSVVPLVTLTGLGLSLSIFPTILHCPEIALPALFILVLFQYIAQRMKSRGVNRFAIIVSIVISWAFAEFLSAIGACKETSVEIQMTCFTNRSALITAAPWIRVPRPFKWGSPSFNAGDIFAMVSASLVATVESTGTFIAASRLGKATPIPPSVLGRGVGWLGIGTLLDGFFGTGTGSTASVANAGLLGLTRVGSRRVIQISAGFMLFFSILGKFGAFLASVPFPIVAAIYCILFAFVASAGLGFLQFCNLNSYRSMFILGLSLCIGLSVPQYFNEYLLLPKHGRLHTGSTGFNNTVQVLLSSPATVAVVVAYFLDLILRRGDASARRDSGRHWWEKFRSFNQDTRSEEFYSLPLKLNKIFPSI comes from the exons atGGATGAAATTCTCGGTGTTGCTTACTGCGTTGCAAGATTTCCCTCATGGC CTGAAGGGATTTTTCTTGGGTTTCTGCATTGCGTGGTTGAGGTTGGGACCATTGCCATGGCTTCCCGCATCCTTGTCCCTTTGCTGGGTGGTGGCAAT GAGGAGAAGGCTGAAATGATAGAGACTATACTTTTCGTTGCGGCGATTAACACACTGCTGCAAACGTGGTTTGGAACACGTCTTCCTGTTGTAATGGGACCATCCTACACTTTCCTAGTTCCTGCTGTGTCCATTGCTGTTTCCAAGAGGATGAGTGTGTTTGAAGATCCGCATCAG AGGTTTATACATTCGATGAGAGCCATTCAGGGGGCACTCATTGCTGCATCGTGTTTTCAAATGAGTGTCGGATTTTTAGGATTTTGGAGGATTTTCGCCAG GTGTCTGAGCCCGCTTAGTGTGGTTCCTCTTGTCACTCTCACTGGCCTCGGACTCTCCTTATCAATATTTCCAACA ATACTACATTGTCCTGAGATTGCTCTGCCAGCATTATTCATTCTCGTCTTGTTCCAG TACATTGCTCAAAGGATGAAATCAAGAGGAGTTAATCGATTTGCAATCATAGTTTCAATTGTAATTTCATGGGCATTTGCTGAATTTCTTTCTGCAATTGGAGCATGCAAAGAAACATCGGTTGAAATTCAAATGACTTGTTTTACAAATCGATCTGCTTTAATTACTGCTGCTCCCTG GATAAGAGTTCCACGTCCGTTTAAATGGGGAAGCCCTTCTTTTAATGCTGGTGATATTTTTGCTATGGTTTCTGCTTCTCTTGTTGCAACTGTAGAg TCAACAGGGACATTCATTGCAGCATCAAGATTAGGTAAAGCAACCCCTATTCCACCATCTGTGCTTGGTCGTGGTGTTGGCTGGCTG GGCATAGGTACTCTCTTGGATGGATTTTTTGGCACTGGAACTGGATCCACTGCATCAGT TGCAAATGCAGGACTCTTGGGTTTAACACGAGTAGGAAGTCGCAGAGTCATACAAATATCAGCTGgattcatgcttttcttctctATATTAG GAAAATTTGGAGCATTTCTTGCATCAGTGCCTTTCCCTATTGTAGCAGCTATTTACTGCATTCTCTTTGCCTTCGTAG CATCCGCTGGCCttggttttcttcaattctGCAATCTTAACAGTTATAGGTCAATGTTCATCCTTGGACTTTCTCTCTGCATCGGTTTATCTGTTCCACAGTATTTCAACGAGTATCTGTTGCTACCCAAACATGGTCGTCTCCATACAGGCTCCACTGGG TTCAACAACACAGTGCAAGTGCTTCTCTCATCCCCAGCAACTGTGGCAGTAGTAGTTGCTTACTTCTTGGATTTAATTCTGCGTCGTGGAGACGCCTCAGCTCGGCGAGACAGTGGGAGACACTGGTGGGAAAAATTCAGGAGCTTCAACCAGGATACTAGAAGTGAAGAGTTCTATTCACTTCCTTTGAAGCTGAACAAAATTTTCCCCTCAATTTGA